The Rhinatrema bivittatum chromosome 4, aRhiBiv1.1, whole genome shotgun sequence genome window below encodes:
- the LOC115091169 gene encoding hydroxylysine kinase-like isoform X1: MQVFLGRYLRLLPRNMDRHDMKKPALNATEVSDLVATLFGLKVSRIKSLPSFMDQNLHVQASVSGETADHGSAEYVLKILNCEESKEADLIEVQTQAMLFLKAEGFPTPAVVLTKEGNIISLESIDYGSERRKHIVRLLTYLPGTPMAQISVGPHILYELGKLGANMDKILQKKFHHPMVKRLHRKQYIWDFANFPHLEKFLHVLEKKKHRKAVDQVIQQFKDSLAPQLKHFRPCINHGDLSTTNVLLEPSNEAAGNPHPQYKVSGVLDFGNMSYGCYVFEVAIAIMYAMTASKEPLQVGGHILAGYESVVPLTEIERDALFLLVSCRFCLSLVLNTHAFQLDPTNEEYLMGSIKKKWKCFLQLLDMGKENVEKIWFQTARSYLFIYLFILSFSIPAFTIDIASCRFTINKWIGNKKGKN; the protein is encoded by the exons ATGCAAGTCTTTCTTGGCAGATATTTGAG ACTACTCCCAAGGAACATGGACCGGCACGATATGAAAAAACCTGCTCTTAATGCCACCGAAGTCTCTGATCTGGTTGCAACACTATTTGGACTGAAGGTATCTAGAATTAAGTCACTGCCGAGCTTCATGGATCAGAACCTTCATGTACAGGCTTCAGTGAGTGGGGAAACTGCAGATCATGGCAGTGCCGAGTATGTCCTTAAAATACTCAACTGTGAGGAAAGCAAGGAGGCAGACTTGATTGAAGTGCAGACTCAGGCCATGTTGTTCCTGAAGGCTGAAGGATTCCCGACACCGGCTGTGGTCCTCACAAAGGAAGGGAATATTATATCTCTTGAATCAATAG ACTATGGTTCTGAGAGGAGAAAGCACATTGTCAGATTGCTGACGTACCTCCCTGGAACACCAATGGCACAAATTTCTGTAGGTCCACACATTTTATATGAGCTTGGAAAACTAGGAGCCAATATGGATAAAATTCTTCAAAAG AAATTTCACCATCCAATGGTAAAAAGGCTACATCGCAAGCAGTACATTTGGGACTTTGCAAATTTTCCCCATCTGGAAAAATTTCTTCATGTCTTGGAAAAGAAGAAACATCGAAAAGCTGTGGACCAAGTTATTCAGCAGTTCAAAGACAGCCTGGCCCCACAACTGAAGCATTTCCGGCCAT GTATAAATCATGGAGACTTGAGCACAACTAATGTTTTATTAGAACCAAGCAATGAAGCTGCTGGGAACCCCCATCCCCAGTACAAGGTATCAGGCGTGTTGGACTTCGGCAACATGAGCTATGGATGCTATGTCTTTGAAGTAGCAATAGCCATCATGTACGCAATGACAGCAAGTAAGGAACCCTTGCAGGTTGGTGGGCACATTCTTGCAGGATACGAAAGTGTCGTGCCATTGACGGAAATTGAGAGAGACGCCCTCTTCCTTCTGGTGAGCTGCAGGTTTTGTCTGTCTCTTGTTCTGAACACTCACGCTTTCCAACTGGATCCCACAAACGAGGAATACCTGATGGGATCAATCAAGAAGAAGTGGAAGTGCTTCTTGCAGCTGCTAGACATGGGCAAGGAGAATGTGGAGAAGatctggttccagactgcaagatcttatttatttatttatttatttattttaagtttttctataccggcattcacaatagatatcgcatcatgtcggtttacaattaacaagtggataggtaacaaaaaaggtaaaaactaa
- the LOC115091169 gene encoding hydroxylysine kinase-like isoform X2 — translation MDRHDMKKPALNATEVSDLVATLFGLKVSRIKSLPSFMDQNLHVQASVSGETADHGSAEYVLKILNCEESKEADLIEVQTQAMLFLKAEGFPTPAVVLTKEGNIISLESIDYGSERRKHIVRLLTYLPGTPMAQISVGPHILYELGKLGANMDKILQKKFHHPMVKRLHRKQYIWDFANFPHLEKFLHVLEKKKHRKAVDQVIQQFKDSLAPQLKHFRPCINHGDLSTTNVLLEPSNEAAGNPHPQYKVSGVLDFGNMSYGCYVFEVAIAIMYAMTASKEPLQVGGHILAGYESVVPLTEIERDALFLLVSCRFCLSLVLNTHAFQLDPTNEEYLMGSIKKKWKCFLQLLDMGKENVEKIWFQTARSYLFIYLFILSFSIPAFTIDIASCRFTINKWIGNKKGKN, via the exons ATGGACCGGCACGATATGAAAAAACCTGCTCTTAATGCCACCGAAGTCTCTGATCTGGTTGCAACACTATTTGGACTGAAGGTATCTAGAATTAAGTCACTGCCGAGCTTCATGGATCAGAACCTTCATGTACAGGCTTCAGTGAGTGGGGAAACTGCAGATCATGGCAGTGCCGAGTATGTCCTTAAAATACTCAACTGTGAGGAAAGCAAGGAGGCAGACTTGATTGAAGTGCAGACTCAGGCCATGTTGTTCCTGAAGGCTGAAGGATTCCCGACACCGGCTGTGGTCCTCACAAAGGAAGGGAATATTATATCTCTTGAATCAATAG ACTATGGTTCTGAGAGGAGAAAGCACATTGTCAGATTGCTGACGTACCTCCCTGGAACACCAATGGCACAAATTTCTGTAGGTCCACACATTTTATATGAGCTTGGAAAACTAGGAGCCAATATGGATAAAATTCTTCAAAAG AAATTTCACCATCCAATGGTAAAAAGGCTACATCGCAAGCAGTACATTTGGGACTTTGCAAATTTTCCCCATCTGGAAAAATTTCTTCATGTCTTGGAAAAGAAGAAACATCGAAAAGCTGTGGACCAAGTTATTCAGCAGTTCAAAGACAGCCTGGCCCCACAACTGAAGCATTTCCGGCCAT GTATAAATCATGGAGACTTGAGCACAACTAATGTTTTATTAGAACCAAGCAATGAAGCTGCTGGGAACCCCCATCCCCAGTACAAGGTATCAGGCGTGTTGGACTTCGGCAACATGAGCTATGGATGCTATGTCTTTGAAGTAGCAATAGCCATCATGTACGCAATGACAGCAAGTAAGGAACCCTTGCAGGTTGGTGGGCACATTCTTGCAGGATACGAAAGTGTCGTGCCATTGACGGAAATTGAGAGAGACGCCCTCTTCCTTCTGGTGAGCTGCAGGTTTTGTCTGTCTCTTGTTCTGAACACTCACGCTTTCCAACTGGATCCCACAAACGAGGAATACCTGATGGGATCAATCAAGAAGAAGTGGAAGTGCTTCTTGCAGCTGCTAGACATGGGCAAGGAGAATGTGGAGAAGatctggttccagactgcaagatcttatttatttatttatttatttattttaagtttttctataccggcattcacaatagatatcgcatcatgtcggtttacaattaacaagtggataggtaacaaaaaaggtaaaaactaa